The Clostridium chauvoei genome has a window encoding:
- a CDS encoding rubrerythrin family protein codes for MDLKGSKTEKNLYRTFAGESRARNKYNLYATKAREEGYQWVGEIFDVTAMNEFAHAREVYKKYLGLVGTTKENLIDAIMGETEEYKDLYKRFEREAREEGFMGIADFYKELAEVEEHHQERYKKLYDKLEDGTMFKGPEESKWICMNCGYIHEGSDAPLVCPLCKYPRAYFKPYCEITNA; via the coding sequence ATGGATTTAAAGGGAAGTAAAACAGAGAAAAATCTTTATAGAACTTTTGCAGGCGAATCAAGAGCCAGAAATAAATATAATTTATATGCTACTAAAGCTAGAGAAGAAGGATATCAATGGGTTGGAGAAATATTTGATGTTACAGCAATGAATGAGTTTGCACATGCTAGAGAGGTATATAAGAAATATCTAGGATTAGTTGGTACGACTAAAGAAAATTTAATTGATGCAATAATGGGAGAAACAGAGGAATATAAAGATCTATATAAGAGATTTGAAAGAGAAGCAAGAGAAGAGGGTTTTATGGGAATTGCTGATTTTTATAAAGAATTAGCTGAGGTAGAAGAACATCATCAAGAAAGATATAAAAAATTATATGATAAATTAGAAGATGGAACAATGTTTAAGGGTCCAGAAGAATCTAAGTGGATTTGTATGAATTGTGGATATATACATGAAGGTAGTGATGCACCATTAGTTTGTCCTCTATGTAAATACCCTAGAGCATATTTTAAACCATACTGTGAAATTACTAATGCTTAA
- the pssA gene encoding CDP-diacylglycerol--serine O-phosphatidyltransferase — MRKSCIPNIFTFINLSCGIISILCTFDKNYLLACIFILIAGLVDRYDGRVARWLDVSSDLGKELDSLADLVSFGVAPSILVFISYELIKVGPAGIIGLVVLLTFPICGAFRLARYNATDFDGTFRGIPITIAGAFIALFILLTLNLTINVWIMIALMLSGSYLMVSTFEIKKF; from the coding sequence ATGAGAAAAAGTTGTATTCCAAACATATTTACATTTATTAACTTATCCTGCGGTATTATATCTATTTTATGTACATTTGATAAAAATTATTTATTAGCTTGTATATTTATACTAATTGCAGGACTTGTAGATAGATATGATGGAAGAGTAGCTAGATGGCTAGATGTTTCTAGTGATTTAGGTAAAGAATTAGATTCTTTAGCTGACTTAGTATCTTTTGGTGTTGCACCATCTATATTAGTTTTTATAAGCTATGAATTAATAAAAGTAGGTCCTGCTGGAATAATTGGATTAGTAGTTTTACTAACATTCCCAATATGTGGTGCTTTTAGACTTGCTAGATATAACGCTACAGATTTTGATGGCACATTTAGAGGAATTCCAATTACTATAGCTGGTGCTTTTATAGCTTTATTTATTTTGTTAACGTTAAATCTAACAATTAATGTATGGATCATGATTGCTTTAATGCTTTCAGGATCATATTTAATGGTTAGTACATTTGAAATTAAAAAATTCTAG
- a CDS encoding YegS/Rv2252/BmrU family lipid kinase → MKKVKFIYNPYSGENAILDKIDSVIKIHQEAGYTIVPYRIEKDVDVIKAFQDFKESSYYYVLIAGGDGTIDTVVNAMAKCGISIPIGILPVGTANDFGKFLGMPSDITKACKQILGSEVTTVDLGSINDKYFVNVASAGLFTDVSQKTDVNLKNTIGKLAYYLKGLEELPNFRKLKINIRSEECIYNGQIYFMLVFNGQTAGNFKLATRAKASDGKLDVIIFKAIPIIELIPLFVKVLKGEHLDSDNVIYFKTDNLFIECDENIVTDIDGERGPDFPLNIKCIKGGLKILGVK, encoded by the coding sequence GTGAAAAAGGTAAAATTTATTTATAATCCGTATTCGGGAGAAAATGCCATTTTAGATAAAATTGATAGTGTTATAAAAATACATCAAGAAGCAGGATACACTATTGTTCCTTATAGAATAGAAAAAGATGTAGATGTAATAAAAGCTTTTCAGGACTTTAAAGAAAGTAGCTATTATTACGTTTTAATCGCAGGTGGAGATGGAACTATAGATACTGTAGTAAATGCTATGGCTAAATGTGGTATATCTATTCCAATAGGAATATTACCAGTAGGAACTGCAAATGATTTTGGAAAATTCTTAGGAATGCCATCAGATATTACAAAAGCTTGTAAACAAATTTTAGGATCAGAAGTAACTACAGTAGATTTAGGAAGTATAAATGATAAATATTTTGTAAATGTAGCAAGCGCAGGTCTTTTTACAGATGTTTCTCAAAAAACAGATGTTAATTTAAAAAATACAATAGGAAAGCTTGCATATTATTTAAAGGGTCTTGAAGAATTACCAAACTTTAGGAAGTTGAAAATTAATATACGTTCAGAAGAATGTATTTATAATGGACAAATATATTTTATGTTAGTATTTAATGGACAAACGGCAGGGAATTTTAAATTAGCTACTAGAGCAAAAGCTAGTGATGGTAAACTTGACGTAATAATATTTAAGGCTATACCAATAATAGAACTTATACCGTTGTTTGTAAAAGTATTAAAGGGTGAGCATTTAGATTCTGATAATGTAATATATTTTAAGACAGATAATTTATTTATAGAATGTGATGAAAACATAGTTACAGATATAGATGGTGAAAGAGGACCGGATTTTCCATTAAATATAAAGTGTATAAAAGGTGGACTTAAAATTTTAGGTGTAAAATAA
- a CDS encoding magnesium transporter MgtE N-terminal domain-containing protein, producing the protein MKKLSVFLYTSILGKKIYDEFDDVLGVLRDVYVTTEDGYPRIIGYKVKRDGHIFDYEFRNIYFYQSESKVKIMTRGSKEILPRTYSYLLSENLLDKKIVDINGKQVVRVDDLRIAEIAGEYRVLAVETGPSARFRRINCANLGKFLYKIINKDYEDKVLMWDDVESLEMVDNNLQISVPYKKLSTLHPADLADILEDLDEGSRKQVFESLDEDLAADTLEEIEPEYKGSIIKELSDSKAAELLENMPNDEIADLLDELDDEEREKILINLEREDAEEVKELLQYEDESVGSIMSKDFISFNMDITIGEIIEILREMEDPEEEELYCIYITDEEDRVLGALKLMDLILNKNDIKAKEVMDTNINVIRHDVEIQEAVELAAKYDLLTIPVIDENEQLIGAVSTHDLIDEVLYPTWKKKFK; encoded by the coding sequence ATGAAAAAACTATCAGTATTTTTATACACTAGCATACTAGGAAAGAAGATTTATGATGAGTTTGATGATGTTTTAGGAGTGTTAAGGGATGTTTATGTAACAACTGAAGACGGTTATCCTAGAATTATTGGTTATAAAGTCAAAAGAGATGGTCATATCTTTGATTACGAGTTTAGAAATATTTATTTTTACCAGAGTGAAAGTAAAGTAAAAATAATGACAAGAGGTAGTAAGGAAATACTTCCAAGAACCTATTCATATTTATTATCAGAAAACCTTTTAGATAAAAAGATTGTTGATATTAATGGAAAACAAGTTGTTAGAGTTGATGATTTAAGAATTGCTGAAATTGCTGGAGAATATAGAGTTTTAGCAGTCGAAACAGGTCCATCAGCTAGGTTCAGAAGAATTAATTGTGCTAATTTAGGAAAATTCTTATATAAAATAATAAATAAGGATTATGAAGATAAAGTATTGATGTGGGATGATGTTGAATCATTAGAAATGGTTGATAATAACTTACAAATATCAGTACCTTACAAAAAATTATCTACACTACATCCAGCTGATTTAGCTGATATTTTAGAGGATTTAGATGAAGGGTCAAGAAAACAAGTATTTGAATCTCTAGATGAAGACCTAGCAGCAGATACATTAGAGGAAATAGAACCAGAATATAAAGGAAGTATTATTAAAGAGTTAAGTGACAGTAAAGCAGCAGAACTTTTAGAAAATATGCCAAATGATGAAATTGCCGATCTTTTAGATGAATTAGATGATGAAGAAAGGGAAAAAATTCTTATAAATCTAGAAAGAGAAGATGCGGAAGAAGTTAAAGAATTACTACAATATGAAGATGAATCAGTTGGTAGTATAATGAGTAAAGATTTTATATCATTTAATATGGATATAACAATAGGTGAGATAATAGAAATATTAAGAGAAATGGAAGATCCAGAAGAAGAGGAGTTATATTGTATTTATATAACAGATGAAGAAGATAGAGTTCTTGGAGCTTTAAAGCTTATGGACTTAATATTAAATAAAAATGATATTAAAGCAAAGGAAGTTATGGATACCAACATAAATGTAATAAGACATGATGTTGAAATTCAAGAAGCTGTAGAATTAGCAGCTAAATATGACTTATTAACTATACCTGTAATAGATGAAAATGAACAATTAATAGGTGCTGTTAGCACTCATGATTTAATAGATGAAGTATTATATCCTACATGGAAGAAAAAATTTAAATAA
- the cysK gene encoding cysteine synthase A, with protein sequence MIYNGVLELIGKTPILKVNGLEENSAEVYVKLEKFNPGGSVKDRAALGMIEKAEKLGLLKQGDTIVEPTSGNTGIGLAMIGRLKGYKVIIVMPETMSKERRDLIKAYGADLVLTEGVNGMKGAIEKASELVKANGYFMPQQFENLANPEKHYETTAEEIFNDLNDLDVFVAGVGTGGTVTGIAKNLKNKIKNLEVVAVEPEKSPVISGGKPGAHKIQGIGAGFVPKIYNAEYIDKVMKVSDEDAFKATKDFAQKQGVLVGISSGAAIFAAIEIAKTLGKGKKVLAIAPDGGEKYISMGIYD encoded by the coding sequence ATGATATATAATGGAGTATTAGAATTAATTGGGAAAACACCTATTTTAAAAGTAAATGGATTAGAAGAAAATAGTGCAGAGGTATATGTAAAATTAGAAAAGTTTAATCCAGGTGGAAGTGTTAAAGATAGAGCAGCATTAGGAATGATTGAAAAGGCTGAAAAATTAGGACTATTGAAGCAAGGAGATACAATAGTTGAACCAACAAGTGGAAATACGGGTATAGGTTTAGCTATGATAGGAAGATTAAAGGGATATAAAGTAATAATAGTTATGCCAGAAACTATGAGTAAAGAAAGAAGAGATTTAATTAAAGCATATGGAGCTGATTTAGTATTAACAGAAGGAGTTAATGGCATGAAGGGAGCTATTGAAAAAGCTAGTGAATTAGTAAAAGCAAATGGTTACTTTATGCCACAACAATTTGAAAACTTAGCCAACCCAGAAAAGCATTATGAAACTACAGCTGAAGAAATATTTAATGATTTAAATGATTTAGATGTATTTGTTGCAGGTGTTGGAACTGGTGGTACAGTTACAGGAATAGCAAAAAATTTAAAAAATAAAATAAAGAATTTAGAAGTTGTTGCGGTAGAACCAGAAAAATCACCAGTAATAAGTGGAGGAAAGCCAGGGGCTCATAAAATACAAGGTATAGGAGCAGGTTTTGTACCCAAAATATATAATGCTGAATATATAGATAAAGTAATGAAAGTATCAGATGAAGACGCATTTAAAGCAACAAAGGACTTTGCGCAAAAGCAAGGCGTATTAGTTGGAATATCTTCAGGAGCAGCTATATTTGCAGCAATCGAAATTGCAAAAACACTAGGAAAAGGTAAAAAAGTATTAGCTATAGCACCTGATGGAGGCGAAAAATATATATCAATGGGAATATATGATTAA
- the epsC gene encoding serine O-acetyltransferase EpsC, giving the protein MFNRLRYDLKNILENDPAARSKLEVFLLYPCIHALIAYRIAHYFYKHKLFFIARLISQISRFLTGIEIHPGATIGKGLFIDHGMGVVIGETAEIGDNVTLYHGVTLGGTGKDKGKRHPTVEDGVIIGAGAKVLGPITLGKGCKVGANTVVLKDVPKGATAVGCAGKNLIRNICDIIDLVDEDGNKKTIYNDMII; this is encoded by the coding sequence GTGTTTAATAGATTAAGATATGATTTGAAAAATATACTAGAAAATGATCCAGCAGCTAGAAGTAAGCTAGAAGTCTTTCTTTTATATCCTTGTATTCATGCATTAATAGCATATAGAATTGCACATTATTTTTATAAGCATAAATTATTTTTTATTGCAAGACTAATATCTCAAATATCAAGATTCTTAACAGGTATAGAAATTCATCCAGGAGCAACCATAGGAAAGGGATTATTTATTGATCATGGAATGGGTGTAGTTATTGGAGAAACAGCTGAAATAGGAGATAATGTAACACTTTATCATGGAGTAACTTTAGGTGGAACAGGAAAAGATAAAGGTAAGAGACATCCAACTGTTGAAGATGGAGTAATAATTGGAGCAGGAGCTAAGGTTTTAGGACCTATAACTTTAGGAAAAGGTTGTAAGGTAGGAGCAAATACAGTTGTTCTTAAAGATGTACCAAAGGGTGCAACAGCTGTAGGATGTGCAGGTAAAAATCTTATTAGAAATATATGTGATATAATAGATTTAGTAGATGAAGATGGAAATAAGAAAACTATATATAACGATATGATAATATAG
- the queG gene encoding tRNA epoxyqueuosine(34) reductase QueG, with protein MGIKEDIIAYCSSLGLDTIGFIKCRRFEELKSFYENRKSLGLQNEFEEDNIENRINPNVYMNEGKTIISIAFPYLHNVDYIDNGFSMYTRGLDYHRVLKSYLEKICNYINSLGGNAMAFVDSNTLPERYIAYLAGVGFIGKNNMIITKKYGSYVFLGEIITDLEISCEDVRTFKEIANFKECGNCELCYNECPTKAINKSRKNSNICVSYLTQKKDLEDKFIKLLDGRVFGCDSCQKECPYNLHIEYSKIQDFYPLDFMNKDNNEFLININNKNFKETFLTTSCGWRGKNVLKRNAIIRKKNNGDNIGDIKSDSPYLKDYIDRLF; from the coding sequence ATGGGAATAAAGGAAGATATAATAGCATACTGCTCCTCATTAGGTTTAGATACTATTGGCTTTATTAAGTGTAGAAGATTTGAAGAGCTAAAAAGTTTTTATGAAAATAGAAAATCTTTAGGATTACAAAATGAATTTGAAGAAGATAATATAGAAAATAGAATAAATCCAAATGTTTATATGAATGAAGGGAAAACTATAATTTCTATAGCTTTCCCTTATCTTCATAATGTAGACTATATAGATAATGGATTTTCTATGTATACTAGAGGCTTAGATTATCATAGAGTATTAAAGAGCTATTTAGAAAAAATCTGTAATTATATAAATTCATTAGGTGGAAATGCTATGGCTTTTGTTGATAGTAATACACTACCAGAAAGATATATTGCATACTTAGCTGGAGTTGGATTTATTGGTAAAAATAATATGATTATTACAAAAAAATATGGTTCATACGTATTTCTTGGAGAAATAATAACAGACCTAGAAATTAGTTGTGAGGATGTTAGAACTTTTAAAGAAATCGCTAATTTTAAAGAATGTGGTAATTGTGAACTTTGTTATAATGAATGTCCAACTAAAGCTATAAATAAATCAAGAAAAAACAGTAATATATGTGTATCATATTTAACACAAAAAAAAGATTTAGAAGATAAGTTTATAAAGCTATTAGATGGAAGAGTATTTGGATGTGATAGTTGTCAAAAGGAATGTCCCTATAATTTACATATAGAATATTCTAAAATACAAGATTTTTATCCTTTAGATTTTATGAATAAGGATAATAATGAGTTTTTAATTAACATAAACAATAAAAATTTTAAAGAAACATTCTTAACAACCTCATGTGGATGGAGAGGAAAAAATGTTTTAAAAAGAAATGCTATCATAAGAAAGAAAAATAATGGAGATAATATAGGTGACATAAAAAGTGATTCACCATATCTTAAAGATTATATAGATAGACTTTTTTAA
- a CDS encoding lysophospholipid acyltransferase family protein, translated as MLSPTIVKIINILPDALLIKVIKRTISGYLKKHARLDVQGIENIDKAKGAKIFICNHLSNADGLVLDKLLKEKYDPTFVAGVKLSNDPVTRLGTEIIKHINIKPNSADKEALTKMVAVVKEGGNLLLFPEGTRSRSQQMIEGKKGVLLIARLTKAEIVPIGMWGTEKLLPISEEGNMASEKFNDADVHVRFGEPITLPKKLEGESKHEFEARSMNHVMKSIANLLPENYRGIYK; from the coding sequence TTGTTGTCACCAACAATTGTTAAAATTATAAACATATTACCTGATGCTTTACTTATTAAAGTTATAAAAAGAACTATAAGTGGGTATCTTAAAAAACATGCAAGGTTAGACGTACAAGGAATAGAAAATATAGATAAAGCAAAAGGTGCTAAAATATTCATTTGTAATCACTTAAGTAACGCAGATGGATTAGTTTTAGATAAACTTTTAAAAGAAAAATACGATCCAACCTTTGTAGCAGGAGTAAAACTTTCAAATGATCCAGTAACAAGATTAGGAACAGAAATAATAAAACATATTAATATAAAACCAAATTCTGCAGATAAAGAAGCATTAACTAAAATGGTAGCTGTAGTTAAAGAAGGTGGAAATTTATTATTATTTCCAGAAGGAACTAGAAGTAGGAGTCAGCAAATGATAGAAGGTAAAAAAGGCGTTTTATTAATAGCTAGATTAACTAAAGCTGAAATAGTACCAATAGGTATGTGGGGAACAGAAAAATTATTACCTATAAGTGAAGAAGGAAATATGGCATCAGAAAAGTTTAACGATGCTGATGTACATGTTAGATTTGGTGAGCCAATAACTTTACCTAAAAAGTTAGAAGGCGAATCTAAACATGAATTTGAAGCAAGAAGTATGAACCATGTAATGAAATCTATTGCTAATTTGTTACCTGAAAATTATAGAGGAATATATAAATAG
- the nth gene encoding endonuclease III: protein MKQRTKTILEVLKEEYPDARCELNHESPFQLLVATILSAQTTDKKVNEVTETLFRDYKDLDAFLTLTIEELEARIKQIGLYRSKAKNILMMCNQLKQNFNGEVPKTMEEITSLAGAGRKTANVVLSNAFGVPSIAVDTHVFRVSNRLGLADSDNVLEVEKQLQKELPKREWSDTHHLLIFHGRRCCIARNPKCDICRLTKQCKYYKENKKIVAKK, encoded by the coding sequence ATGAAACAAAGAACTAAAACTATATTAGAAGTTTTGAAAGAAGAATATCCAGATGCACGTTGTGAATTGAATCATGAATCTCCATTTCAGTTATTAGTTGCAACTATTTTATCAGCGCAAACTACTGATAAAAAAGTAAATGAAGTAACAGAAACTTTATTTAGAGATTATAAAGATTTAGATGCTTTTTTAACTTTAACTATAGAGGAGTTAGAAGCTAGAATAAAGCAAATAGGATTATATAGAAGTAAAGCTAAGAATATTCTTATGATGTGTAATCAATTAAAACAAAACTTTAATGGAGAAGTACCTAAGACTATGGAAGAAATAACATCTTTAGCTGGTGCAGGAAGAAAAACAGCTAATGTAGTTCTTTCAAATGCTTTTGGAGTCCCTTCTATAGCTGTAGATACTCATGTTTTTAGAGTATCAAACAGATTAGGATTAGCTGATTCAGATAATGTTTTAGAAGTAGAAAAGCAACTACAAAAAGAATTGCCTAAGAGAGAATGGAGCGATACTCATCATCTTTTAATATTTCATGGAAGAAGATGTTGTATAGCTAGAAATCCTAAATGTGATATTTGTAGATTAACTAAGCAATGTAAATATTATAAAGAAAACAAAAAGATTGTTGCTAAAAAATAA
- a CDS encoding DMT family transporter — protein sequence MKNKNKAIILMLISALGFALMSSFVKLAGDLPSIEKSFFRNFISLIVATYIIFKSKASFVGKAENRKALILRSLFGTLGIIANFYAIDHLILADANMLNKLSPFFVIIFSFIFLKEKISNKQILSLMVAFIGSLFIIKPTFSVEILPALIGVSSAIFAGAAYTFVRYLGGKEKGATIVFIFSAFSCITTLPLVILNFKPPTITQLLYLLFAGVCASSSQFALTEAYKNAPAKEISIYDYSQIIFSAIIGFIVFNQIPDYLSIIGYLFIIGASIYMFFYNKRKEIYSNTK from the coding sequence ATGAAAAATAAAAATAAAGCCATTATATTAATGCTCATATCCGCACTTGGTTTCGCACTTATGAGTTCTTTTGTAAAACTTGCAGGGGATTTACCCTCTATAGAAAAAAGCTTTTTTAGAAATTTTATAAGTCTTATAGTTGCTACTTATATAATCTTTAAAAGTAAAGCTTCTTTTGTAGGTAAAGCTGAAAATAGAAAAGCTCTAATTCTTAGATCTCTTTTTGGTACTTTAGGAATAATTGCTAACTTTTATGCCATTGATCATTTAATTTTAGCTGATGCTAATATGCTAAATAAATTATCACCATTCTTTGTTATAATTTTCTCTTTTATTTTTCTTAAAGAAAAAATTAGTAATAAACAAATCCTATCATTGATGGTTGCTTTTATTGGTAGTTTATTTATTATAAAACCTACCTTTAGTGTTGAAATACTTCCTGCATTAATAGGTGTTTCATCTGCTATATTTGCTGGTGCTGCTTATACCTTTGTAAGATATTTAGGAGGTAAAGAAAAGGGAGCTACTATAGTTTTTATATTTTCTGCTTTTTCTTGTATAACAACATTACCTCTTGTAATATTAAACTTTAAACCACCTACTATAACTCAATTACTATATCTTTTATTTGCTGGTGTTTGTGCATCTTCTTCTCAATTTGCATTAACAGAAGCTTATAAAAATGCTCCTGCAAAAGAAATATCAATTTATGATTATTCACAAATTATATTCTCTGCAATTATTGGATTTATAGTATTTAATCAAATACCTGATTATTTAAGTATTATAGGTTATCTATTTATAATAGGAGCTTCAATATATATGTTTTTTTATAATAAACGTAAAGAAATTTATAGTAATACTAAATAA
- a CDS encoding D-alanine--D-alanine ligase, which translates to MKIGVIMGGISSEREVSLNSGNSIVENIDKNKYEVLPIIIDKKEDIIEKVKGIDFALLALHGKFGEDGTVQSVLQTLGIPYSGCGPLSSALCMDKDLTKRILQANNIRTARWLNVSNVDEIDYDKIEEMKYPVFIKPTNGGSSVATFKITKKEDVEEAVREGLKWDNEVMIEEFIKGEEITCPVFKNEMFPIIAIRPKTDFFDYTQKYSGDGADEIIIELEEKLHNEVEQMALDTYKALKCSVYSRIDMIITEEGVPYILEVNTLPGMTKTSLFPKSAAAKGFNFTQFIDMIIENSIKENR; encoded by the coding sequence ATGAAAATCGGAGTAATAATGGGAGGAATATCTTCAGAAAGAGAAGTATCCTTAAATAGTGGAAACTCAATTGTTGAAAATATAGATAAAAATAAATATGAAGTACTTCCAATAATAATTGATAAAAAAGAAGATATTATAGAGAAGGTTAAAGGAATAGATTTTGCTTTATTAGCTCTACATGGAAAATTTGGAGAAGATGGAACAGTTCAATCAGTTCTTCAAACTCTAGGTATTCCATATTCAGGATGTGGACCATTAAGTAGTGCTTTATGTATGGATAAGGATCTTACAAAGAGAATTTTACAAGCTAATAATATAAGAACTGCAAGATGGTTAAATGTATCAAATGTAGATGAAATAGATTATGATAAAATAGAAGAAATGAAGTATCCTGTTTTTATAAAACCAACAAACGGTGGTTCAAGTGTTGCAACCTTTAAAATTACTAAAAAAGAAGATGTAGAAGAGGCTGTAAGAGAAGGCTTAAAATGGGATAATGAAGTTATGATAGAAGAATTCATTAAGGGGGAAGAAATTACTTGTCCTGTATTTAAAAATGAAATGTTCCCAATTATAGCAATAAGACCTAAAACAGACTTTTTTGATTATACTCAAAAGTATTCTGGAGATGGAGCAGATGAAATAATAATAGAACTAGAAGAAAAGCTTCATAATGAAGTAGAACAAATGGCTTTAGACACATATAAAGCATTAAAATGCTCAGTTTATTCAAGAATTGATATGATAATAACAGAAGAAGGTGTTCCTTATATTTTAGAAGTAAACACACTTCCAGGAATGACAAAAACAAGTTTATTCCCTAAAAGTGCAGCAGCAAAAGGATTTAACTTCACTCAATTTATAGATATGATAATTGAAAATTCAATTAAAGAAAATAGATAA
- a CDS encoding response regulator transcription factor: MSRERILIVDDEKEIRDLVEIYLKGEGYDTVKAENGEEALEMLKFNNIDLIILDIMMPKLNGIEACLKIREEREMPIIMLSAKSEDLDKILGLNTGADDYLTKPFNPLELVARVKSQLRRYKRFNKVTVVEENIIEQQSNILEIDEISINLDTHEVFRDGVEIKLTPTEFDILVLLGTNRGKVFSIENIYNSVWKQEFMKSDNTVMVHIRKVREKIEEDPRKPRYIKTVWGVGYKIDR, from the coding sequence ATGAGCAGAGAAAGAATTTTAATAGTTGATGATGAAAAAGAGATAAGAGATTTAGTAGAGATATATTTAAAAGGCGAAGGGTATGATACTGTAAAAGCTGAAAATGGAGAAGAAGCTTTAGAAATGCTTAAGTTTAATAATATAGATTTAATAATTTTAGATATAATGATGCCAAAATTAAATGGAATAGAAGCTTGTTTAAAGATAAGAGAAGAAAGAGAAATGCCAATAATAATGTTATCTGCAAAATCAGAAGACTTGGATAAAATACTAGGTCTAAATACAGGAGCAGATGATTATCTAACAAAGCCTTTTAATCCTTTAGAATTAGTAGCGAGAGTTAAGTCACAACTTAGAAGATATAAAAGATTTAATAAAGTAACGGTAGTAGAAGAAAATATAATAGAGCAACAATCAAATATTTTAGAAATAGATGAAATAAGTATAAATTTAGATACCCATGAAGTTTTTAGAGATGGAGTTGAAATAAAACTTACTCCAACTGAATTTGATATTTTAGTTTTACTTGGAACTAATAGAGGAAAAGTCTTTAGTATTGAAAATATATATAATAGCGTTTGGAAACAAGAATTTATGAAATCAGATAATACAGTAATGGTTCATATAAGAAAGGTAAGAGAAAAAATAGAGGAGGATCCAAGAAAGCCTAGATATATAAAAACTGTATGGGGGGTAGGTTATAAAATTGATAGGTAA